One Streptomyces sp. V2I9 genomic window carries:
- a CDS encoding response regulator transcription factor — MNAEDNGGITLLIVDDHPVVRDGLRGILEPAAGFTVLGEASGGTEAVEMTLRLDPDVVLMDLRMPAGSGVEAIAELTRRGARARVLVLTTYDTDSDTLPAIEAGATGYLLKDALRDELFAAIRAAAEGRTVLSPAVASRLVTAVRRPAAPPADATLSARELQVLEHVARGTSNREIARELFISEATVKTHLTHIYDKLDARDRAAAVAAAYRQGILG; from the coding sequence ATGAACGCTGAGGACAACGGGGGGATCACCCTGCTGATCGTCGACGACCACCCGGTGGTGCGCGACGGACTGCGCGGCATCCTGGAACCCGCGGCCGGCTTCACCGTGCTCGGAGAGGCATCCGGCGGCACGGAAGCGGTGGAGATGACGCTGCGCCTGGACCCCGACGTCGTCCTGATGGACCTGCGCATGCCCGCCGGCAGCGGCGTGGAGGCCATCGCCGAACTCACCCGGCGTGGCGCACGGGCCCGCGTGCTGGTGCTCACCACCTACGACACCGACTCCGACACCCTCCCCGCGATCGAGGCCGGGGCGACGGGCTACCTGCTGAAGGACGCGCTGCGCGACGAGCTGTTCGCCGCCATCCGGGCGGCGGCCGAGGGCCGCACCGTACTGTCCCCGGCGGTCGCCTCACGCCTGGTCACGGCGGTACGACGGCCCGCCGCACCGCCCGCCGACGCCACGCTCTCCGCGCGGGAGCTCCAGGTGCTGGAACACGTGGCGCGCGGCACGTCGAACCGGGAGATCGCTCGTGAACTGTTCATCAGCGAAGCGACGGTCAAGACGCATCTGACCCACATCTACGACAAGCTGGACGCGAGGGACCGGGCCGCCGCCGTGGCCGCCGCGTACCGGCAGGGCATCCTCGGCTGA
- a CDS encoding sensor histidine kinase, which produces MADTEGVAPDASPPVTEAQAAPDAPSRSLLRFSPPVLLGVGLVLAAATSSLVGMDRAEWIAAGILAAAALLLQLWWDRSARSRPGPGAAGAVYYTLRSALAFGLAWINPFCAFYAAAGCFDTERLVPRRWVPLGLLATAATIAGAQIGGLPPDNTAKWVFYGMLVAVNLGIFLTVQQDAGKEEDRARKRVATIRELEHANLALERALVENAALHDQLMLQAREAGIADERRRLAAEIHDTVAQDLTGVITQLQVVTDTREQGMARAHAERALQLARHSLGEARRAVANLAPVALAEDDLPEALKKTVTRWSEHTGVHAEFTLTGSDEPLHDEVEATLLRIAAEALSNAARHAKAGRVGVTLSYMGEEVVLDVRDDGQGFDPSALPEPGTASGFGLKGMRARAERLAGELTVESEPGLGTAVSARVPSVPHER; this is translated from the coding sequence CATCCCCCCCGGTCACCGAGGCGCAGGCCGCGCCCGACGCCCCGTCGCGCTCACTCCTGCGCTTCAGCCCCCCCGTCCTCCTCGGCGTCGGTCTGGTGCTCGCCGCCGCGACCTCGTCCCTGGTCGGCATGGACCGCGCCGAGTGGATTGCGGCAGGGATACTCGCCGCCGCGGCGCTCCTCCTGCAGCTGTGGTGGGACCGGTCGGCACGCAGCCGCCCCGGCCCCGGCGCCGCCGGCGCCGTCTACTACACACTGCGCTCGGCCCTGGCGTTCGGCCTGGCCTGGATCAACCCGTTCTGCGCCTTCTACGCGGCGGCCGGATGCTTCGACACCGAACGTCTGGTGCCCCGCCGCTGGGTCCCCCTCGGCCTGCTGGCCACCGCCGCGACGATCGCCGGCGCGCAGATCGGGGGCCTGCCGCCCGACAACACGGCGAAATGGGTGTTCTACGGCATGCTGGTCGCCGTCAACCTGGGCATCTTCCTGACCGTCCAGCAGGACGCGGGGAAGGAGGAGGACCGCGCCCGGAAGCGGGTGGCGACCATCCGCGAGCTGGAGCACGCCAACCTCGCGCTGGAGCGGGCCCTGGTGGAGAACGCCGCCCTGCACGACCAGCTCATGCTCCAGGCACGCGAGGCCGGGATCGCCGACGAGCGCCGCCGCCTGGCGGCCGAGATCCACGACACCGTCGCCCAGGACCTGACCGGTGTCATCACCCAGCTCCAGGTCGTCACCGACACCCGGGAACAGGGCATGGCCCGCGCCCACGCCGAACGAGCCCTGCAACTGGCCCGCCACAGCCTCGGCGAGGCACGCCGGGCCGTCGCCAACCTCGCGCCCGTCGCCCTGGCCGAGGACGACCTGCCCGAGGCATTGAAGAAGACCGTCACCCGCTGGTCCGAACACACCGGCGTACACGCCGAGTTCACCCTCACCGGCTCCGACGAGCCCCTGCACGACGAGGTGGAGGCGACGCTGCTGCGCATCGCGGCGGAAGCCCTGTCCAACGCGGCACGCCACGCGAAGGCCGGCCGCGTCGGCGTGACCCTGTCCTACATGGGCGAGGAGGTCGTCCTCGACGTGCGCGACGACGGCCAGGGCTTCGACCCGTCCGCCCTGCCCGAGCCCGGCACCGCCTCCGGTTTCGGCCTGAAAGGCATGCGCGCCCGCGCGGAGCGGCTGGCGGGGGAGCTGACCGTGGAGTCCGAACCGGGCCTGGGCACCGCCGTGTCCGCACGCGTCCCGTCGGTGCCCCATGAACGCTGA